The Maniola jurtina chromosome 1, ilManJurt1.1, whole genome shotgun sequence genome has a window encoding:
- the LOC123869392 gene encoding P2R1A-PPP2R2A-interacting phosphatase regulator 1 isoform X2: MFTNSSLPRTRSNSISCSPLSAAVNIPSNLQSSCNRRLTPRVNQLRAEECADVSNTREVAHEREVHTAMQMGQSYEDLTLVGGLANSPTRVPRFSPVVSPSPTRTQPKFTTRRSLSPTIALRASSFSPVSRPNVLVGKRRCDDSENSVSKRMCTSDRLTPSTPGTPDSDSLECTFRPVSPRSIPMNESPNESQEIHENHKSPNPS, from the exons ATGTTCACAAATAGCAGTTTGCCGCGAACTCGTAGCAACAGCATCAGCTGCAGCCCACTCTCCGCGGCTGTCAACATCCCCTCCAACCTGCAG AGCTCATGCAACCGCAGGCTGACTCCGCGAGTGAACCAACTCAGGGCAGAGGAGTGCGCGGATGTGAGCAATACGCGGGAGGTCGCGCACGAGAGGGAAGTCCACACCGCCATGCAGATGGGGCAGTCTTACGAGGACCTGACGCTCGTGGGCGGGCTGGCCAACTCGCCCACCAGGGTGCCTAG ATTTTCACCAGTCGTGTCGCCATCACCAACACGGACCCAACCCAAATTCACAACACGACGAAGTTTATCCCCAACAATCGCGCTCCGAGCATCAAGTTTCAGCCCCGTAAGCCGACCCAACGTACTGGTAGGCAAGCGACGGTGCGACGACTCTGAAAACTCAGTGTCAAAGCGAATGTGCACCTCAGACAGGCTCACTCCCTCTACCCCAGGCACACCAGACTCGGACTCACTTGAGTGCACGTTCAGGCCTGTCTCGCCTCGATCCATCCCCATGAATGAGTCACCTAATGAGTCCCAAGAGATACACGAAAACCACAAGTCACCCAACCCAAGCTAA
- the LOC123869384 gene encoding uncharacterized protein LOC123869384 — translation MFLRKSTTLKYLIAAPLVVLFYCEWFVFMIQPLFWQDLVCQREELCTKILFIADPQIQGDLAVPPPLGSLFNWDSDRYLRSTFSVVLKHFKPDVLVYLGDLMDEGSVSSSAQFHSYAKRLLTIFDVYYPIVQVWLPGDNDIGGENEPINQEKVAEFNGVFNQPSVIMFRNITFYKVNSVMYKVPQGSDDADVNVRIAVSHYPVLSKGVFGKQVNEAIHPDIYFCAHEHVSKYVKQKKDFSSKQTHLLQSRDPVLDVSFDGDWLHEIFVPTCSYRMGTSKIGYGAAIVENHHSLKYTVFWSPQRFPHLAAYLALALIIAAYAACCCLVRLLSRQPRLITEDILPLLHRN, via the exons ATGTTTCTTCGGAAAAG TACAACGTTAAAATACCTCATAGCAGCGCCGCTGGTTGTGTTGTTCTACTGCGAATGGTTCGTGTTCATGATACAGCCGCTGTTTTGGCAGGATTTAGTCTGCCAGCGTGAAGAGTTGTGCACAAAGATACTCTTTATAGCAGATCCTCAAATACAAGGGGACCTGGCCGTACCACCGCCTCTAGGTTCACTTTTTAACTGGGATAGTGACCG ATATCTTCGGTCCACATTCTCGGTAGTGCTAAAGCACTTTAAGCCGGATGTATTGGTGTATCTGGGAGACCTGATGGATGAAGGGTCAGTGTCCAGCTCAGCACAGTTCCACAGCTATGCGAAACGGCTCTTAACTATATTTGACGTCTATTACCCGATTGTG CAAGTTTGGCTCCCAGGCGACAACGACATAGGTGGTGAAAACGAACCAATCAACCAAGAGAAGGTAGCAGAATTCAACGGAGTGTTCAACCAGCCCTCAGTGATAATGTTCAGGAACATCACGTTTTATAAAGTCAACTCTGTGATGTACAAAGTGCCCCAAGGGTCCGACGATGCGGATGTCAACGTGAGGATAGCTGTGTCGCACTACCCTGTTCTGTCTAAGGGTGTTTTTGGGAAACAG GTGAATGAAGCCATACATCCAGACATATACTTCTGTGCTCACGAACATGTCTCAAAATACGTGAAACAGAAGAAAGACTTTTCTTCCAAACAAACTCATTTGCTGCAATCACGGGACCCAGTGTTGGACGTCTCGTTTGATGGTGATTGGTTGCATGAGATATTTGTGCCAACCTGTTCCTATAGAATGGGGACAAGTAAAATTGGCTATGGGGCAGCTATTGTAG AAAACCACCACAGCCTAAAGTACACAGTGTTCTGGTCACCGCAGCGGTTCCCCCACCTCGCCGCGTACCTGGCCCTGGCGCTGATCATCGCTGCGTACGCCGCCTGCTGCTGCCTGGTCAGGCTGCTGAGCCGGCAGCCCCGCCTCATCACTGAGGACATACTGCCTCTTTTACATCGAAACTAA
- the LOC123869392 gene encoding PPP2R1A-PPP2R2A-interacting phosphatase regulator 1 isoform X1, whose translation MDVDTPNILKRSSSAPLINEAAPTAATSPTTSTAPRSTSFFSMFTNSSLPRTRSNSISCSPLSAAVNIPSNLQSSCNRRLTPRVNQLRAEECADVSNTREVAHEREVHTAMQMGQSYEDLTLVGGLANSPTRVPRFSPVVSPSPTRTQPKFTTRRSLSPTIALRASSFSPVSRPNVLVGKRRCDDSENSVSKRMCTSDRLTPSTPGTPDSDSLECTFRPVSPRSIPMNESPNESQEIHENHKSPNPS comes from the exons ATGGATGTGGATACTCCGAACATATTAAAAAGATCCAGTAGTGCACCGCTTATCAATGAGGCGGCGCCTACGGCGGCTACGTCGCCTACGACCAGCACTGCGCCCAG GAGTACATCCTTCTTCAGCATGTTCACAAATAGCAGTTTGCCGCGAACTCGTAGCAACAGCATCAGCTGCAGCCCACTCTCCGCGGCTGTCAACATCCCCTCCAACCTGCAG AGCTCATGCAACCGCAGGCTGACTCCGCGAGTGAACCAACTCAGGGCAGAGGAGTGCGCGGATGTGAGCAATACGCGGGAGGTCGCGCACGAGAGGGAAGTCCACACCGCCATGCAGATGGGGCAGTCTTACGAGGACCTGACGCTCGTGGGCGGGCTGGCCAACTCGCCCACCAGGGTGCCTAG ATTTTCACCAGTCGTGTCGCCATCACCAACACGGACCCAACCCAAATTCACAACACGACGAAGTTTATCCCCAACAATCGCGCTCCGAGCATCAAGTTTCAGCCCCGTAAGCCGACCCAACGTACTGGTAGGCAAGCGACGGTGCGACGACTCTGAAAACTCAGTGTCAAAGCGAATGTGCACCTCAGACAGGCTCACTCCCTCTACCCCAGGCACACCAGACTCGGACTCACTTGAGTGCACGTTCAGGCCTGTCTCGCCTCGATCCATCCCCATGAATGAGTCACCTAATGAGTCCCAAGAGATACACGAAAACCACAAGTCACCCAACCCAAGCTAA
- the LOC123869381 gene encoding phosphatidylinositol-glycan biosynthesis class W protein-like, producing MNSTEYKNYHESFMQNNHGSTAVHTFTCVFFTVQCALFCAIKQQNPRSIQYVSEYLIIVLPTITAHTIFSSYIYELNLCVSILLLYEILKKISYTEVQDAFKSKNVFPNDKVQSITCLRGLTYLITVICILAVDFKDFPRYLAKTERYGYSLMDTGVGLFVLISGLVHKDFNKNNYASVLKSNAKFVSILLILGLTRYLSVKQLDYQNHVTEYGVHWNFFYTLAVCKFLSSLLLFFSSHSFLLSIIVISIHEFLLYNGLEAWVFSDTPRTDLIDANKEGITSSLGYVALYLFAVKIKHLLINKSVNRYYVFQKLIITSVLLIVCSYIINLYRPASRTLANTSYCIYLSAITVIVLSVMYFLGVSFGSTNTGFNVPLILIAINNNGLLFFLIANVTTGLINMSVRTLFVPTIATFIILNLYMMLTISIAVHANKKGIKL from the coding sequence ATGAACAGCACAGAATACAAAAACTACCATGAATCCTTCATGCAAAACAACCATGGTTCAACAGCTGTGCATACTTTTACATGTGTATTTTTTACAGTGCAGTGCGCTTTATTTTGTGCAATTAAACAACAAAATCCTAGATCAATTCAATATGTAAGTGAATATTTGATAATTGTACTTCCTACAATAACAGCACATACAATTTTTTCCAGTTATATTTACGAACTAAACTTATGTGTATCTATATTGTTATTGTATGAAATACTGAAGAAAATCTCTTATACAGAGGTCCAAGAtgcttttaaaagtaaaaacgtCTTTCCAAATGACAAAGTGCAGTCGATAACATGTTTGAGAGGCCTAACATATCTAATAACTGTAATATGTATTTTGGCTGTAGATTTTAAAGATTTCCCGCGTTACTTGGCGAAAACTGAAAGATATGGTTATAGTTTAATGGACACAGGAGTCGGACTATTCGTGTTGATAAGTGGGCTTGTAcataaagattttaataaaaacaattatgcaTCTGTTCTAAAGAGTAATGCAAAATTTGTTTCCATACTTTTGATTCTCGGTCTGACAAGATATTTGTCTGTAAAACAGTTGGACTACCAAAATCATGTGACAGAGTATGGGGTGCATTGGAATTTCTTTTACACACTTGCAGTTTGTAAGTTCCTCTCATCTCTGCTCTTGTTTTTCTCTTCACATTCTTTTTTATTGAGTATTATAGTAATAAGTATTCATGAGTTTTTACTATACAATGGTTTAGAAGCTTGGGTGTTTAGTGATACACCAAGAACTGATTTGATAGATGCAAATAAAGAGGGTATCACATCAAGCCTTGGCTATGTTGCATTATACCTATTTgcagttaaaataaaacatttattgatcaataaatctgtcaatagatattatgtattccAAAAACTGATTATAACTTCAGTTTTACTAATTGTTTGTtcgtatattattaatttatataggCCTGCTTCGAGGACCCTTGCCAATACAAGCTACTGCATATACTTGTCAGCTATAACAGTTATAGTTTTATCTGTAATGTATTTCTTAGGAGTATCATTTGGTAGTACTAACACAGGTTTCAATGTCCCTTTAATATTAATTGCCATTAATAATAATGGATTACTCTTCTTTTTAATCGCCAACGTAACCACCGGATTAATAAATATGTCAGTAAGAACATTATTTGTACCCACTATTgcaacatttataatattaaatctttATATGATGCTAACTATAAGTATTGCTGTACATGCAAATAAGAaaggaataaaattataa